A single region of the Pseudomonas sp. B21-023 genome encodes:
- the katE gene encoding catalase HPII — MPSKTPQAPQPSPVAGTDTPDKANTNAKLQSLEAFRSDASGQALRTNQGVKVADNQNSLKAGARGPSLLEDFIMREKITHFDHERIPERIVHARGTGAHGYFQSYGCHAELTKAGFLQDPEKITPVFVRFSTVQGPRGSGDTVRDVRGFAVKFYTDEGNFDLVGNNMPVFFIQDAIKFPDFVHAVKPEPHNEMPTGGSAHDTFWDFVSLVPESAHMVMWAMSDRAIPRSLRMMEGFGVHTFRLINAQGVASFVKFHWKPRQGVHSVLWDEAQKLAGKDTDYHRRDLWEAIETGHYPEWELGVQIVPEADEHKFDFDLLDPTKIIPEELVPVTPLGKMVLDRNPDNFFAEVEQIAFCPGHIVPGIDFSNDPLLQGRLFSYTDTQISRLGGPNFHEIPINRPVAPNHSSQRDAMHRMTIDKGRASYEPNSIDGGWPKETPPAPQDGGFESYQERIDANKIRQRSESFGDHFSQARLFFQSMSPTEQQHIIKAYSFELGKVEREAIRAREVNEILANIDLKLAAAVAANLGLPAPKAGTVKVKGSKPAQSKALSQMNHPGDIGISGRKIAILVADGVDDASVDKVVKALEAQSARPMLLGPTSAPVKTAAGKQLTVDASMEGMPSVMFDGVWVPAGKASLEALENSGVAKHFLLEAYKHLKPMGVASEGKLLLNKLGLEEDAGLLLGDDQKALEAFFKAVEGHRVWAREAAAEAVPA; from the coding sequence ATGCCCAGCAAGACCCCGCAGGCGCCACAGCCCAGCCCTGTCGCCGGCACCGACACCCCGGACAAGGCCAACACCAACGCCAAACTGCAGAGCCTGGAGGCGTTTCGCAGCGACGCCAGCGGCCAGGCGCTGCGCACCAACCAGGGTGTGAAGGTCGCCGACAACCAGAACAGCCTCAAGGCCGGCGCCCGTGGGCCTTCGCTGCTCGAAGACTTCATCATGCGCGAGAAGATCACCCACTTCGACCATGAGCGCATCCCCGAGCGTATCGTCCATGCCCGCGGGACCGGCGCCCATGGCTACTTCCAGAGCTACGGCTGCCATGCCGAGCTGACCAAGGCCGGCTTCCTGCAAGACCCCGAGAAAATCACCCCGGTGTTCGTGCGCTTTTCCACCGTGCAGGGTCCACGTGGCTCGGGCGACACGGTGCGCGACGTGCGCGGCTTTGCGGTGAAGTTCTACACCGATGAAGGCAACTTCGATCTGGTCGGCAACAACATGCCGGTGTTCTTCATCCAGGACGCGATCAAGTTTCCCGACTTCGTCCACGCGGTCAAACCCGAACCGCACAACGAGATGCCCACCGGCGGCTCTGCCCACGACACCTTCTGGGACTTCGTGTCGCTGGTGCCCGAATCCGCGCACATGGTCATGTGGGCGATGTCCGACCGGGCCATTCCGCGCAGCCTGCGCATGATGGAAGGCTTTGGCGTGCACACCTTCCGGTTGATCAATGCCCAAGGCGTGGCCAGCTTCGTCAAGTTCCACTGGAAGCCGCGCCAGGGCGTGCACTCGGTGCTGTGGGACGAAGCCCAGAAGCTTGCCGGCAAGGACACCGACTATCACCGCCGCGACCTGTGGGAAGCGATCGAGACCGGGCATTATCCGGAATGGGAGCTGGGCGTGCAGATCGTGCCGGAGGCCGACGAGCACAAGTTCGACTTCGACTTGCTCGACCCGACCAAGATCATCCCCGAGGAGCTGGTGCCGGTGACGCCGCTGGGCAAGATGGTGCTCGACCGCAACCCGGACAACTTCTTCGCCGAAGTGGAGCAGATCGCCTTCTGCCCCGGGCACATCGTGCCGGGCATCGACTTCAGCAATGACCCGTTGCTGCAGGGCAGGCTGTTTTCCTACACCGACACCCAGATAAGCCGCCTGGGCGGGCCGAACTTCCACGAGATTCCGATAAACCGCCCTGTCGCGCCCAATCACAGCAGCCAGCGCGATGCCATGCACCGCATGACCATCGACAAGGGCCGGGCGTCCTACGAGCCCAACTCGATCGATGGCGGGTGGCCGAAGGAAACGCCGCCCGCCCCGCAGGATGGCGGTTTCGAGAGTTACCAGGAACGTATCGACGCGAACAAGATCCGCCAGCGCAGCGAGTCGTTCGGCGATCATTTCTCCCAGGCGCGCCTGTTCTTCCAAAGCATGAGCCCCACCGAGCAGCAGCACATCATCAAGGCCTACAGCTTCGAGCTGGGCAAGGTCGAGCGTGAGGCGATCCGCGCGCGAGAAGTGAACGAGATCCTGGCTAATATCGATCTCAAGTTGGCGGCAGCGGTGGCGGCCAACCTCGGCCTGCCGGCGCCGAAGGCCGGCACGGTCAAGGTCAAGGGCAGCAAGCCGGCACAGTCAAAGGCCTTGAGCCAGATGAACCACCCCGGGGACATCGGCATCAGTGGACGCAAGATCGCCATCCTGGTGGCTGATGGCGTGGATGACGCGAGTGTCGACAAGGTGGTCAAGGCGCTGGAGGCGCAAAGTGCGCGTCCCATGCTGCTGGGGCCGACTTCGGCACCCGTGAAGACTGCCGCTGGCAAGCAGCTGACGGTGGATGCATCGATGGAGGGCATGCCCTCGGTGATGTTCGACGGGGTGTGGGTGCCGGCGGGCAAGGCTTCGCTGGAGGCGCTGGAAAACAGCGGCGTGGCCAAGCACTTCCTGCTCGAGGCCTACAAGCATCTCAAGCCCATGGGGGTAGCCAGTGAGGGCAAGCTGCTGCTGAACAAGCTGGGACTCGAGGAAGATGCGGGGCTGTTGCTGGGCGATGACCAGAAGGCGCTCGAGGCCTTCTTCAAGGCCGTCGAGGGGCACCGGGTATGGGCGCGGGAGGCGGCTGCCGAAGCTGTTCCTGCATAA
- the znuB gene encoding zinc ABC transporter permease subunit ZnuB, translating into MADFLLYALLAGISLALVAGPLGSFVVWRRMAYFGDTLSHAALLGVALGFALDVSPALAVTVGCLLLAILLVTLQQRQPLASDTLLGILAPSTLSLGLVVLSFMHDVRIDLMAYLFGDLLAISPTDLAWILGGSALVLVLLAMFWRPLLAVTVHEELATVEGLPVAGLRLALMLLIAVVIAVAMKIVGVLLITSLLIIPAAAAQRHARSPEQMAVGASLLGVSAVCGGLALSWFKDTPAGPSIVVCAAVLFLLSLALPKR; encoded by the coding sequence ATGGCTGATTTTCTTCTCTACGCCCTGCTTGCCGGTATATCCCTGGCGTTGGTCGCCGGGCCCCTGGGCTCGTTCGTGGTGTGGCGGCGCATGGCCTATTTCGGCGACACCCTGTCCCATGCCGCGCTGCTCGGCGTGGCCCTGGGCTTCGCCTTGGACGTCAGCCCGGCACTGGCGGTGACCGTCGGCTGCCTGCTGCTGGCGATCCTGCTGGTGACCCTGCAGCAGCGCCAGCCGCTGGCCTCGGACACCCTGCTCGGTATCCTCGCCCCCAGCACGCTGTCGCTGGGGCTGGTGGTGCTGAGCTTCATGCACGATGTGCGCATCGACCTGATGGCCTACCTGTTCGGTGACCTGCTGGCAATCAGCCCTACCGACCTTGCCTGGATCCTCGGCGGCAGCGCCTTGGTACTGGTGCTGCTGGCGATGTTCTGGCGACCACTGCTGGCGGTGACCGTGCACGAGGAACTGGCGACGGTCGAAGGCCTGCCAGTGGCCGGCCTGCGCCTGGCGCTGATGCTGCTGATAGCCGTGGTGATCGCGGTGGCGATGAAGATCGTCGGCGTGCTGCTGATCACCTCGCTGCTGATCATCCCGGCCGCTGCGGCACAGCGTCACGCCCGCTCACCGGAGCAGATGGCCGTGGGCGCCAGCCTGCTTGGCGTTTCTGCGGTCTGCGGGGGCCTGGCGCTGTCCTGGTTCAAGGACACCCCGGCCGGGCCTTCGATCGTGGTCTGTGCGGCAGTGCTATTCTTGCTGAGCCTGGCGTTGCCGAAACGCTGA
- a CDS encoding PA5502 family lipoprotein translates to MKPFASRYLLVAAFSLFLAACSSKPAEQPVAPAQPDAWHQLEQSIASNELATAEDQLAALQAQAPDDDRLEPHQRQLAEAYLRRSQIVLQKGDVNAAATALARARALMPQAPALTGGDAVAQARKAELEKAEAALKAAASKPKARVIDPTAPTTVVALKTTDSRAMRRQLDDIAADVVSYQCEVVFQVPRTEDAPWLKTLLEKRVRKLDSGFELKQKHEIQRSLPAQVVLIPHQQ, encoded by the coding sequence ATGAAGCCGTTCGCCTCACGTTATCTGCTTGTTGCCGCGTTTTCCCTGTTCCTGGCTGCCTGCTCAAGCAAGCCGGCCGAGCAGCCGGTGGCGCCTGCCCAGCCCGATGCCTGGCACCAGCTCGAGCAAAGCATCGCCAGCAACGAGCTGGCCACCGCCGAGGATCAACTGGCCGCCTTGCAGGCCCAGGCGCCGGATGACGACCGCCTCGAACCGCATCAGCGCCAGCTGGCCGAGGCCTACCTGCGCCGTAGCCAGATTGTCCTGCAGAAGGGCGATGTGAATGCCGCTGCCACGGCATTGGCCCGCGCTCGGGCGCTGATGCCGCAAGCACCGGCCCTGACCGGTGGCGATGCCGTGGCCCAGGCACGCAAGGCCGAACTGGAAAAGGCCGAAGCGGCGCTCAAGGCTGCCGCGTCCAAGCCCAAGGCCCGGGTGATCGACCCGACCGCACCGACCACCGTCGTGGCGCTGAAAACCACCGATAGCCGGGCGATGCGTCGCCAGTTGGACGATATCGCGGCGGACGTGGTGAGTTATCAGTGCGAGGTGGTGTTCCAGGTGCCGCGTACCGAGGATGCGCCTTGGCTCAAGACCCTGCTGGAGAAGCGAGTGCGCAAGCTCGACAGTGGCTTCGAGCTGAAGCAGAAGCATGAGATCCAGCGTTCATTGCCGGCGCAGGTGGTGTTGATCCCTCATCAGCAATAA
- the znuC gene encoding zinc ABC transporter ATP-binding protein ZnuC produces the protein MSDALIRLEQVGVSFAGEAVLDSIDLAVAPGQIVTLIGPNGAGKTTLVRAVLGLLKPHRGKVWRKPRLRIGYMPQKIQVDATLPLSVLRFLRLVPGVDRAAALAALQEVGAEQVIDNPIQTISGGEMQRVLLARALLREPELLVLDEPVQGVDVVGQTELYNLITRLRDRHGCGVLMVSHDLHLVMSATDQVVCLNRHVCCSGHPEQVSNDPAFVELFGQNAPSLAIYHHHHDHSHDLHGSVIAPGAHVHGEHCKHG, from the coding sequence GACAGCATCGACCTGGCGGTGGCACCGGGCCAGATCGTTACCCTGATCGGTCCCAACGGCGCCGGCAAGACCACCCTGGTGCGCGCCGTGCTGGGGCTGCTCAAGCCGCATCGCGGCAAAGTGTGGCGCAAGCCCAGGCTGCGCATCGGCTACATGCCGCAAAAGATCCAGGTGGACGCCACATTGCCCTTGTCGGTGCTGCGCTTCCTGCGCCTGGTGCCCGGTGTAGACCGTGCGGCAGCCTTGGCGGCGTTGCAGGAAGTCGGCGCCGAGCAGGTGATCGACAACCCGATCCAGACCATCTCCGGTGGCGAGATGCAGCGTGTGCTGTTGGCCCGCGCGCTGCTGCGCGAGCCCGAGCTGCTGGTACTCGACGAACCGGTGCAGGGTGTCGACGTAGTTGGCCAGACCGAGCTGTACAACCTGATCACTCGCCTGCGCGACCGCCACGGCTGCGGCGTACTGATGGTTTCCCATGACCTGCACCTGGTCATGAGCGCCACCGACCAGGTGGTCTGCCTCAACCGCCACGTGTGCTGCTCGGGCCACCCGGAGCAGGTCAGCAACGACCCGGCCTTCGTCGAGCTGTTCGGCCAGAACGCCCCGAGCCTGGCCATCTATCACCACCATCACGATCACAGCCACGACCTGCACGGTTCGGTGATCGCCCCCGGCGCCCATGTTCACGGAGAGCACTGCAAGCATGGCTGA